In a genomic window of Trueperaceae bacterium:
- a CDS encoding GerMN domain-containing protein, whose product MRTVVLRVVALALLLLLTLVTIVALRTLGRVPDTVIYFVGGDDAAFTLEPVNRRLGALPVGERTRAQVAALARGPSETEAARGLRTAVPAATAVLSAELDAAGVLVVDLTGAFAAGGGTATMTGRLAQLFYTLSQPSDVAAVELRLDGEPVTAFSGEGLVVPTPWVRAEHPGLPVW is encoded by the coding sequence GTGCGCACGGTCGTCCTCAGGGTGGTGGCGCTGGCGCTGCTCCTACTCCTCACCCTGGTGACGATCGTCGCGCTCCGCACGCTCGGGCGCGTGCCGGACACCGTCATCTACTTCGTGGGGGGTGACGACGCCGCCTTCACGCTCGAGCCCGTCAACCGCAGGCTCGGTGCGCTTCCGGTGGGGGAGCGCACGCGGGCGCAGGTGGCGGCGCTGGCGCGCGGCCCTAGCGAGACCGAAGCCGCGCGGGGGCTGCGCACCGCGGTGCCCGCCGCCACCGCAGTGTTGAGCGCCGAACTCGACGCGGCCGGCGTCCTCGTGGTCGACCTGACGGGCGCGTTCGCCGCCGGTGGTGGGACGGCGACCATGACGGGCCGCCTCGCGCAGCTCTTCTACACGCTCAGCCAGCCGAGCGACGTGGCGGCGGTGGAGCTCCGGCTCGACGGCGAACCCGTGACGGCCTTCTCCGGCGAGGGACTCGTCGTGCCCACGCCGTGGGTGCGGGCCGAGCACCCCGGCCTGCCGGTGTGGTGA
- the crcB gene encoding fluoride efflux transporter CrcB has protein sequence MGSPTFTLAALYVAVGGALGSVLRFAMTVWMDPMSRAFPLGTLAVNVLGSFAITFLGTLTLPNGQAPLTEGWRLALLVGLCGGFTTFSSFSLQTLDLARAGMPWRALANIALSVCLCLGSAAVGYYLGSRGGV, from the coding sequence ATGGGATCTCCGACCTTCACTCTCGCTGCGCTGTACGTGGCGGTGGGCGGGGCGCTCGGGAGCGTGCTGAGGTTCGCCATGACGGTTTGGATGGATCCGATGAGTCGGGCTTTCCCTCTCGGCACGCTGGCAGTGAACGTGTTGGGTTCGTTCGCAATAACCTTCCTTGGGACATTGACGCTTCCCAACGGACAAGCGCCGCTCACGGAGGGTTGGCGTCTAGCGCTGCTCGTCGGCCTCTGTGGCGGCTTCACGACGTTCTCGTCGTTCAGCCTGCAAACATTGGATCTCGCTCGAGCGGGCATGCCCTGGCGCGCACTTGCCAACATCGCACTTTCAGTCTGTCTATGCCTCGGGAGCGCAGCCGTCGGTTACTACCTGGGCTCCCGCGGAGGGGTCTGA
- a CDS encoding peptidyl-prolyl cis-trans isomerase, giving the protein MKLSKRTNTIILWVVSIGLLAGMVVMFTPGLGSVGGTTAKGAAQITVNGQTLYDADLQQIRNNSLFNTVTEGEVGQDLQRLMVDEIVRNAVIDQAAARISVGGGQVRKAVNDFRSERGVSGARNDQAYLQLIGSAGFTDQTFRDYLKGQLRLQEWEDRLVKDVTVSDAEVRAYYDSHLTSYQTEEKIRARELVVADKELADSLRREVLAGADFATLARENSLELADRDGAVGAAQGETEPKPVGRPALPTVVSNAAFALRGAGVTDPVLYNDRYYVVQVEAYEPPASMPFDDVVTAVSEDALNAKKAGVVEAEIEKLRDAATVTFPTGSTLSFDNPVLATVGSQAIKAVQLDRALYTNTQIQQALSPQTADLIVGLFKPTVLNQLIDSEVAYQAAQSLGVPLVGTRGGVAQAALNYVGRDATATEAEIEEYYAANQSLYTLPAEATVTEVRFADRDAAVSFRDDLLAGRDVAAANATAAGTVTELGRVKPGDLPAELDTALFNTDAFDALPGGRLSVSDVLVLEEAVD; this is encoded by the coding sequence ATGAAGCTCAGCAAGCGCACGAACACCATCATCTTGTGGGTCGTGTCCATCGGCCTGTTGGCTGGCATGGTGGTCATGTTCACCCCGGGGCTAGGCAGCGTGGGGGGCACGACCGCCAAGGGCGCGGCGCAGATCACCGTCAACGGCCAGACGCTCTACGACGCCGACCTGCAGCAGATCCGCAACAACTCCCTGTTCAACACCGTCACGGAGGGCGAGGTCGGCCAGGACCTGCAGCGGCTCATGGTGGACGAGATCGTGCGCAACGCCGTCATCGACCAGGCCGCGGCCCGCATCAGCGTCGGCGGTGGACAGGTCCGCAAGGCGGTCAACGACTTCCGCTCCGAGCGTGGGGTGTCGGGCGCCCGCAACGACCAGGCGTACCTCCAGCTCATCGGCAGCGCCGGCTTCACCGACCAGACCTTCCGCGACTACCTGAAGGGTCAGTTGCGGCTCCAGGAGTGGGAGGACCGGCTCGTCAAGGACGTGACCGTGAGCGACGCCGAGGTGCGCGCCTACTACGATTCGCACCTCACGTCGTACCAGACGGAGGAGAAGATCCGCGCGCGGGAACTCGTCGTGGCCGACAAGGAGCTCGCGGATTCGCTCAGGCGCGAGGTGCTCGCCGGCGCCGACTTCGCCACGCTGGCGCGCGAGAACAGCCTCGAGCTGGCCGACCGCGACGGTGCCGTCGGTGCGGCTCAGGGCGAGACGGAGCCGAAGCCGGTCGGTCGGCCCGCGCTGCCGACCGTGGTCTCGAACGCCGCCTTTGCGCTGCGCGGCGCGGGTGTGACGGATCCGGTGCTCTACAACGACCGCTACTACGTCGTCCAGGTCGAGGCGTACGAACCTCCCGCCTCCATGCCGTTCGATGACGTCGTCACCGCCGTGTCGGAGGACGCCCTGAACGCCAAGAAGGCGGGCGTCGTCGAGGCGGAGATCGAGAAGCTCCGCGACGCCGCCACGGTCACCTTCCCGACCGGCAGCACCCTCTCCTTCGACAACCCGGTGCTCGCCACGGTGGGGAGCCAGGCCATCAAGGCCGTCCAGCTCGACCGTGCCCTCTACACGAACACGCAGATCCAGCAGGCGCTATCGCCGCAGACGGCGGACCTCATCGTGGGGCTCTTCAAGCCGACCGTTCTCAACCAACTCATCGACTCCGAGGTCGCCTACCAGGCCGCCCAATCGCTGGGCGTGCCGCTGGTCGGTACCCGCGGCGGCGTGGCCCAGGCGGCGCTCAACTACGTCGGGCGCGACGCGACGGCCACGGAGGCGGAGATCGAGGAGTACTACGCCGCCAACCAGTCGCTCTACACGCTACCGGCGGAGGCCACGGTCACCGAGGTCCGCTTCGCGGACCGCGACGCCGCCGTGTCCTTCCGCGACGACCTGCTGGCCGGCCGCGACGTCGCGGCCGCCAACGCCACCGCGGCGGGCACCGTCACGGAGCTCGGCCGCGTCAAGCCCGGCGACCTCCCCGCCGAGCTCGACACGGCGCTCTTCAACACCGACGCCTTCGACGCCCTGCCGGGCGGCAGGTTGTCCGTGAGCGACGTGCTCGTGCTCGAGGAAGCGGTCGATG
- the purH gene encoding bifunctional phosphoribosylaminoimidazolecarboxamide formyltransferase/IMP cyclohydrolase, protein MTAVEGGAAKRALVSVSDKRGLEPLARGLVGLGFEIVSTGGTLAALRGWGIPATAVQAATGFPEILDGRVKTLHPKVHGGILARREPGHMAELARHDIVPIDVVVANLYPFGETVARPGVTDAEAVEQIDIGGPSMVRAAAKNHASVVVVVNPDAYPRVLEALARGITLDERRELALEAFAHTAAYDAAIVAYLGRGEELPRHLDVALERAEVLRYGENPHQAGARYREVGARSIWDAATLHSGLALSYLNLFDAEAAWRLAHALAAHGPACVIVKHANPCGAAWGADLAEAYTRAFDADPKSAFGGVVALPGPVDLALAELIVARPKADVLLASGYSPEALELLARKRKNTRVLEVAAPAAAGLELRRVDGGFLVQRPDAVTLDRATWRVVTTRQPSEAQWRDVVMAQLVCAATSSNAIVLAAGGVAVGIGAGQQSRVDAAEIAVRKAAGRAAGGACASDAFFPFRDGVDAVAESGVAVVVQPGGSVQDETIVAAAEELGLAMVMTGERHFRH, encoded by the coding sequence ATGACTGCCGTGGAAGGTGGGGCCGCCAAGCGGGCCCTGGTGAGCGTTTCGGACAAGCGCGGGCTCGAGCCCCTCGCGCGCGGGCTCGTGGGGCTCGGCTTCGAGATCGTGAGCACGGGCGGCACGCTCGCGGCCCTGCGCGGCTGGGGCATCCCAGCCACCGCCGTGCAGGCCGCCACCGGCTTCCCGGAGATCCTGGACGGCCGCGTCAAGACGCTCCACCCCAAGGTGCACGGCGGCATCCTGGCGCGGCGCGAGCCCGGTCATATGGCGGAGCTCGCGCGGCACGACATCGTGCCCATCGACGTGGTGGTGGCCAACCTCTACCCGTTCGGGGAGACGGTCGCCCGCCCGGGCGTGACGGACGCCGAGGCGGTCGAGCAGATCGACATCGGCGGTCCCAGCATGGTGCGCGCCGCGGCCAAGAACCACGCGAGCGTGGTGGTGGTCGTGAACCCGGACGCCTACCCGCGCGTCCTGGAGGCGCTCGCGCGCGGGATCACCCTCGACGAGCGGCGCGAACTGGCGCTGGAGGCGTTCGCGCACACGGCCGCCTACGACGCCGCCATCGTGGCCTACCTGGGGCGTGGCGAGGAGCTCCCCCGCCACCTGGACGTCGCGTTGGAGCGGGCGGAGGTGCTGCGGTACGGCGAGAACCCGCACCAGGCCGGCGCCCGCTACCGCGAGGTGGGTGCGCGCTCCATCTGGGACGCGGCCACGCTGCACTCGGGCCTCGCCCTGTCCTACCTCAACCTGTTCGACGCGGAGGCCGCCTGGCGGCTGGCGCACGCGCTCGCCGCTCACGGTCCCGCGTGCGTGATCGTGAAACACGCGAACCCGTGCGGTGCCGCGTGGGGCGCCGACCTGGCGGAGGCGTACACGCGCGCGTTCGACGCCGACCCCAAGTCGGCGTTCGGCGGCGTCGTGGCGCTGCCGGGACCGGTCGACCTGGCGCTCGCCGAGCTCATCGTGGCGCGCCCCAAGGCCGACGTCCTGTTGGCGAGCGGTTACTCGCCCGAGGCGCTCGAGCTGCTGGCGCGCAAGCGCAAGAACACGCGCGTGCTCGAGGTCGCGGCGCCGGCCGCGGCGGGCCTCGAGTTGCGGCGGGTCGACGGCGGCTTCCTGGTGCAGCGGCCCGACGCGGTCACCCTCGACCGCGCGACCTGGCGGGTCGTCACGACGCGACAGCCGAGCGAGGCGCAGTGGCGCGACGTCGTCATGGCTCAGCTCGTGTGCGCCGCCACCTCGTCCAACGCCATCGTGCTGGCTGCCGGCGGCGTGGCGGTCGGCATCGGTGCGGGGCAGCAAAGCCGCGTCGATGCCGCCGAGATCGCCGTGCGCAAGGCGGCGGGACGGGCGGCGGGCGGTGCGTGCGCGTCGGACGCCTTCTTCCCCTTCCGCGATGGGGTCGACGCCGTGGCGGAGTCGGGCGTCGCGGTGGTGGTGCAGCCCGGCGGCTCGGTCCAGGACGAGACCATCGTGGCCGCCGCGGAGGAGCTCGGCCTGGCGATGGTGATGACGGGGGAGAGGCACTTCCGCCACTAG